TGCGTGTCCGCGGTGCAAGGCCTCGTCGCCGCCGGTGAGGCCGACGGGGAGCGCCTGGCGATCCGTGGCGGAAGCGCGGGCGGGTGGACGACGCTCGCCTCGCTCACCAGCACCGACGTCTACGCCGCCGGCGCGTCGTACTTCGGAGTCGCCGAGCTCGAGCACTTCGTCGCCGACACGCACGACTTCGAATCCCGCTACGTCGACGGCCTGGTCGGGCCGTTGCCCGAGACGCGGGACCGCTACGTCGAGCGGGCGCCGCTCTCGCACGTCGACCAGGTCTCGTGCCCGGTGCTCCTGCTGCAGGGCGCGGAGGACGTGATCGTGCCGCCGTCGCAGGCGGAGATGTTCCGCGACGCGCTCGTCCGGCGCGGCATCCCGTATGCCTACCTGCTCTTCCCGGGTGAGCAGCACGGTTTCCGGCGGGCGGAAAACCGCATCACCGCGCTGGAGAGCGAGCTGTCCTTCTACGGTCAGATGCTCGGGTTCGACCCGCCGGGGATACCGCGATTGGAGCTGCAGGGCGGAACGTCGTCCGGCTGAGGATCAGAGCGAGGGCCCAGGCAGCCGCTGGTTGGTCCGGCGGCGGCGCAGCCACACCTGCCGGGTTCCGTCGGTGCGGAGCCGGAGCCGGGCCAACTCCCAGCCGCCGTATTCGGCCTGCAGGCTGAGTTGCACGGCGGCGCTCCGCCGGTCCGTGCCGGGCGGAATCCGCACCGGCACGTATTCGTAATCTGCTTCGATCACTCCACCGTCCACCGCGGCCATGCCCGCTATTGTGCACCGCCCCGCCGCGTTCGTCTCTAGCCGCCCCAGGTTTGCCCGCCGATCACCCGCCGGCAACGCGGACGGCCGGCATCGGGGGCGGCTATTCGGGCATCGCGTCGGTGAGCAGCTCGCCGAGCCTGGTCCGGCGCGGCCGGGACCCGATCCGGCGTACGGCATGTGCGAGCGCCGGTCCGGCGGCGTGCACGACGGACAGATGGGCCCGGGCGCGGGTGAGCGCGGTGTAGACCAGCGGGCGGGACAGCAGGCCGCCGGCCTCGGGCGGGAAGACCGCGACGACGGCCGGCCACTCCGAGCCCTGGGCGCGGTGCACGGTGATCGCCCAGCCGTGCACGATGTCGGACAGTGACCGGCCGCGTACGGTCGCGGGCCCGGAGGCGAAGTCGACGGTGACCGCACCGTCGCGTGCGGCGGTGACGACGCCGACCTCGCCGTTGGCGAAGCCGTTGGGCTCGACGTCGAGATGGTTGGCCGTGGCGACGACCCGGTCGCCGACGTCGAATCCGCCGACCGTGCCGTCGCCGGGATTGAGCGCGGCCTTGAGGACGCGGTTGAGCGCGATCGTCCCGGCCGGGCCCTTGTGAACCGGTGTCACCACCTGGATCTGGCTCGGCTCGATGGACAGCGCCCGGGGGATCGAGTCGGTCACCAGCTGCACCGTCCGGTGACCCGCCTCGGCCGACCCCCGGGCCGGGACGATCACCACCTCGCGGTCGGGGTCCTCGACCGGCGGGAGGTCACCGGCGCGCACCGCGGTCGCCAGCCGGGCGATGGCCCCGCCCTCCGCCTGCCGGTAGAGGGTCGTGAGCTCGGTGACCGGAATGACGCCGGACTCGACGATGTCGGCGAGCACCCGGCCCGGGCCGATCGACGGCAGCTGGGCGGCGTCGCCGACGACGAGCAGGTGGGTGCCGTCCGCGCAGGCGGCGAGCAGGGCGTCGGCGAGGTCGGCGTCGAGCATCGACGCCTCGTCGACGACGACGAGGTCGGCGTCCAGCGGCCACCCCTCACCGCGAGCGAACTCCGGCGCCGAGCCTGGCCTGCTGCGGCCGCCGGCCTGCGCCCCCAGCAGCCGGTGCAGCGTGCTGGCTGGAGCCCCGGCGAGCTCCTCGAGCCGTTTGGCCGCCCGGCCGGTCGGCGCGGCGAGGGCGATCCGGGCACCGGCCCGTTCGG
This genomic window from Mycobacteriales bacterium contains:
- a CDS encoding DUF5703 family protein; this translates as MAAVDGGVIEADYEYVPVRIPPGTDRRSAAVQLSLQAEYGGWELARLRLRTDGTRQVWLRRRRTNQRLPGPSL
- a CDS encoding AAA family ATPase, producing the protein MPETDPAFAAFCESGLWPGLSRALAAGLPDAGIHGPDDVTAERLGALPQVGSIRAGRLLSAWIGSAGTYETARLIVAAGLPARLAGRASEVIGDDAARRLRDDPWLLVDLPEVRIVEADRFAVTTVPGVRRDDPRRARALVVDTLNRAARDGHTAVPVELVVAALAASDAGDPKAAVVAACDARGVVAATLGGTAVLALARYAGAEERAAEALARLSDTAKPIADDRADDGADDPPDESLDAGQQRAVAAALEHGVSVLTGGPGTGKSRTVASVVRRAERAGARIALAAPTGRAAKRLEELAGAPASTLHRLLGAQAGGRSRPGSAPEFARGEGWPLDADLVVVDEASMLDADLADALLAACADGTHLLVVGDAAQLPSIGPGRVLADIVESGVIPVTELTTLYRQAEGGAIARLATAVRAGDLPPVEDPDREVVIVPARGSAEAGHRTVQLVTDSIPRALSIEPSQIQVVTPVHKGPAGTIALNRVLKAALNPGDGTVGGFDVGDRVVATANHLDVEPNGFANGEVGVVTAARDGAVTVDFASGPATVRGRSLSDIVHGWAITVHRAQGSEWPAVVAVFPPEAGGLLSRPLVYTALTRARAHLSVVHAAGPALAHAVRRIGSRPRRTRLGELLTDAMPE